A single Vigna radiata var. radiata cultivar VC1973A chromosome 8, Vradiata_ver6, whole genome shotgun sequence DNA region contains:
- the LOC106770087 gene encoding uncharacterized protein LOC106770087, protein MSSFPSSEERTVASSLLLLNTSPPSLMLSTPKFRSDSSDAVPERRSNSTTHSGQLSISYCSNKSSSSSLTNDSGDSSDKEIKSHSVSFSAILRYNQMKLKHEIMNLVAVVSGDFPFCSIARKIRSKVTWTSSCSGDRKQNAGEAANMLSPVSASGEASSCLSSSSSGISSARSLRYAKRCRGAIVERVAGIGPETAEPLSRPSGSPHLRRRGEAILKLLSCGDSSEVKIRQMLGDSPDTSKALRMLLRVDAVKRSGSGGRYDPYVYTVHIFIIH, encoded by the exons ATGTCTTCGTTTCCAAGTTCGGAAGAACGAACTGTTGCATCGTCTCTGCTTCTTCTCAATACCTCACCTCCCTCTCTCATGCTTTCTACTCCAAA GTTTCGCTCTGATTCAAGTGATGCAGTTCCAGAGAGGAGAAGCAACAGCACCACGCATTCCGGACAATTATCGATTTCCTACTGTTCTAATAAATCCTCATCTTCTTCTCTCACCAATGATAGTGGTGATTCATCAGACAAAGAGATCAAATCGCACAGTGTATCGTTCTCTGCTATCTTGCGTTACAATCAGATGAAGCTTAAG CATGAGATTATGAATCTTGTTGCTGTTGTTTCTGGTGATTTCCCGTTTTGTTCT ATTGCAAGGAAGATAAGATCGAAGGTCACGTGGACCTCATCGTGCTCCGGCGACCGGAAGCAGAATGCCGGCGAGGCTGCAAATATGCTCTCTCCTGTTTCGGCCTCCGGCGAGGCCTCTTCCTGCTTGTCGAGTAGCTCGAGCGGCATCTCCAGCGCGCGAAGCTTGCGCTACGCTAAAAGATGCAGAGGCGCGATTGTTGAGCGTGTGGCCGGGATCGGACCTGAGACGGCCGAGCCGTTGAGTCGCCCATCTGGTTCGCCGCACCTGCGTCGGCGTGGCGAAGCCATACTCAAGTTGCTCTCTTGCGGTGACTCCTCTGAAGTGAAGATCCGTCAAATGCTCGGTGACAGCCCCGACACCAGCAAAGCTCTAAGAAT GTTGCTAAGGGTGGATGCTGTGAAAAGATCAGGCTCGGGAGGGCGTTACGATCCTTATGTTTACACGGTACACATCTTTATAATTCACtaa
- the LOC106772414 gene encoding probable glycosyltransferase STELLO1, whose amino-acid sequence MMVQEQHSLPKSVNQKPKTRTAALAATKSLDFSAWVSDNLVRIVAVVLLVVTVAAVFFLRNAGDTAALLCFEKQAQELERIAYPRVDWSAIAPIADKTSKFANFRTEKWIVVSVLGYPSDTLRRLVKIKGWQVVAVGGSKTPSDWSLKGAIFLSLEEQANLGFRVVDYLPYDSYVRKSVGYLFAIQHGAKKIFDADDRGEVIDDDLGKHFDVELVGEGARQEVLLQYSHDNPNRTVVNPYVHFGQRSVWPRGLPLEKAGEIGHEEFYTQVFGGKQFIQQGISNGLPDVDSVFYFTRKSTLEAFDVRFDEHAPKVALPQGVMVPVNSFNTLYHSPAFWALMLPVSVSTMASDVLRGYWGQRLLWEVGGYVAVYPPTVHRYDRIEAYPFSEEKDLHVNVGRLIDYLVLWRSDKHRLFEKILDLSFAMAEEGFWTETDVKLTAAWLQDLLAVGYQQPRLMSLELGRPRPNIGHGDRKEFVPQKLPSVHLGVEETGTVNYEIANLIRWRKTFGNVVLIMHCNGPVERTALEWRLLYGRIFRSVVILSEKKDVDLVVEEGHLDYAYRYLPKIFEQFSSAEGFLFVQDNTILNYWNLLQADKTKLWITNKVSESWSSVITNGDSSDWLSQQASMVQKVVSTMPAHFQVSYKETSDNDKNLLLCSSEVFYVPQRLISDFVELVSLVGNLEIHQKVAIPMFFVSLDSPQNFDPVLDSMIYKQNPPANSTTLYTAKVPAVHPWSVSSEQDFIKLIRIMAEGDPLLMELV is encoded by the exons ATGATGGTCCAAGAGCAGCATTCACTTCCAAAATCAGTGAATCAGAAGCCCAAAACGCGGACGGCGGCGCTGGCAGCTACCAAGAGCCTCGATTTCTCCGCCTGGGTCTCAGATAATCTCGTCAGGATCGTGGCTGTGGTGCTCCTTGTGGTGACCGTCGCTGCCGTGTTTTTCCTCCGGAACGCCGGCGACACTGCGGCGCTGCTCTGCTTTGAGAAGCAGGCGCAGGAGCTCGAGCGGATCGCGTACCCGCGCGTGGACTGGAGTGCGATCGCGCCGATCGCGGACAAGACCTCGAAGTTCGCGAACTTCCGGACAGAGAAGTGGATCGTGGTTTCGGTGTTGGGGTACCCGAGCGACACACTTAGGCGGCTTGTGAAGATAAAGGGGTGGCAGGTGGTGGCGGTTGGTGGGTCGAAAACGCCGTCGGATTGGAGTCTGAAAGGTGCGATCTTTTTGTCCCTGGAGGAACAGGCCaatttggggtttagggttgtGGATTACCTTCCTTATGATTCGTATGTTAGAAAGAGTGTGGGTTATTTGTTTGCGATTCAGCATGGTGCCAAGAAGATTTTTGACGCTGATGATAGAGGGGAGGTGATAGATGATGATTTGGGTAAGCATTTTGATGTGGAGTTAGTAGGGGAAGGTGCCAGGCAAGAGGTTTTGTTGCAGTATAGTCACGATAACCCGAATCGAACCGTTGTGAACCCTTATGTGCATTTTGGGCAGCGTTCGGTTTGGCCCAGAGGGTTGCCTCTGGAGAAGGCAGGGGAGATTGGGCATGAGGAATTTTACACTCAGGTTTTTGGAGGGAAGCAGTTTATTCAGCAGGGGATTTCCAATGGCCTGCCGGATGTAGATTCAGTGTTTTACTTCACCCGGAAGTCCACTTTGGAGGCGTTTGATGTAAGGTTCGACGAGCATGCGCCGAAGGTGGCGCTGCCGCAGGGTGTGATGGTGCCAGTGAATTCCTTTAACACGCTGTACCATTCGCCGGCGTTCTGGGCCTTGATGCTACCGGTGTCGGTGAGCACGATGGCGTCTGATGTGTTGAGGGGTTACTGGGGGCAGAGGCTGCTTTGGGAGGTTGGTGGGTATGTTGCGGTTTATCCACCTACGGTCCATAGGTATGACAGGATTGAGGCGTACCCCTTTTCTGAAGAGAAGGATCTTCATGTGAATGTTGGAAGGTTGATTGATTATTTGGTTTTGTGGCGGTCTGATAAGCATAGGTTGTTTGAGAAGATTCTGGATTTGAGCTTTGCAATGGCAGAGGAGGGGTTTTGGACTGAGACGGATGTGAAGCTTACTGCTGCTTGGCTGCAGGATTTGTTGGCTGTTGGCTATCAGCAGCCGAGGTTGATGTCGTTGGAGTTGGGAAGGCCTAGGCCAAATATTGGTCATGGTGATCGAAAAGAGTTTGTACCACAGAAGTTGCCATCAGTGCATCTTGGCGTAGAAGAAACAGGAACGGTGAATTATGAGATTGCTAATTTGATCCGGTGGAGGAAAACTTTCGGGAATGTTGTGCTTATAATGCACTGCAATGGGCCGGTGGAACGAACCGCTCTTGAATGGAGGTTGCTTTATGGAAGGATATTCAGATCTGTAGTTATTTTGTCAGAAAAGAAGGATGTAGATCTTGTTGTAGAGGAGGGTCATTTGGACTATGCATACAG GTACCTGCCCAAAATTTTTGAGCAATTTAGCAGTGCAGAAGGATTTTTGTTCGTACAGGATAATACCATTCTTAATTACTGGAACTTACTACAAGCAGATAAAACTAAACTGTGGATCACTAATAAG GTGTCGGAATCTTGGTCTTCTGTAATAACCAATGGTGACAGCTCAGATTGGTTATCACAACAAGCAAGCATGGTACAGAAGGTTGTTAGCACGATGCCAGCACACTTTCAAGTGAGCTACAAAGAAACAAGTGACAATGACAAGAACCTCCTATTATGCAGTTCTGAGGTGTTTTATGTTCCTCAGCGACTTATCAGTGATTTTGTTGAGCTTGTTAGCCTTGTGGGCAATCTAGAGATTCATCAGAAGGTTGCAATTCCTATGTTCTTTGTGTCCCTAGATTCTCCTCAGAATTTTGACCCTGTTCTTGATTCAATGATCTACAAGCAAAATCCTCCTGCTAATTCCACCACTCTTTATACTGCCAAAGTTCCTGCTGTTCATCCATGGAGCGTATCGAGTGAGCAAGACTTCATTAAGCTTATCAGAATAATGGCAGAAGGAGATCCACTTCTGATGGAGTTAGTTTGA